A portion of the Thermomicrobiales bacterium genome contains these proteins:
- a CDS encoding CinA family nicotinamide mononucleotide deamidase-related protein, producing the protein MNAYILSIGAELLHGHITDTNATFLSQELDARGIELLHVIQVGDDRKRIRESIERALSEADIVICTGGIGPTEDDLTREGIADALGETPEVDAELRADVEAFFAKRGLTMPERNAKQAWLIPSAEALPNPVGTAPGWFVETDGKVIVSMPGVPREMKRMWTEQAAPRIGARLSGRSYSSITLKTIGLGESALEEAIVDLVARTNPIVATYAKDDGVHVRVVGIADDEETARAIRDDAAAEISSRLKRWLYGTDDRTLAGSIADQLRKRGLAMRVIDHGGGGQFAAHMLGDQDGASVTIESQACPPGDVAALELAQRAHAGDPHVLGVGISLAASPAGTVYDGVISIAVAGALTSSEDFPMRSSMPELQRRSMLFTADVLHRLLDESRD; encoded by the coding sequence GTGAATGCATACATTCTCTCCATCGGGGCCGAACTGCTGCACGGCCACATCACAGATACCAACGCGACATTTCTCTCGCAAGAACTCGATGCACGCGGTATCGAGCTTCTGCATGTCATTCAGGTGGGCGACGATCGAAAGCGCATTCGCGAATCGATCGAACGCGCGCTCTCCGAAGCCGATATCGTCATCTGTACCGGAGGCATTGGACCAACCGAGGATGACCTGACGCGCGAAGGCATCGCAGATGCCCTGGGCGAGACGCCCGAGGTCGATGCCGAGCTTCGTGCCGACGTGGAAGCGTTCTTTGCGAAACGTGGGTTGACCATGCCCGAACGCAACGCGAAACAGGCCTGGCTCATTCCCTCGGCCGAGGCGCTGCCGAATCCGGTCGGAACCGCCCCAGGTTGGTTCGTCGAGACCGACGGCAAAGTCATTGTGTCGATGCCTGGGGTTCCGCGCGAAATGAAGCGCATGTGGACCGAGCAGGCAGCTCCTCGTATCGGAGCGAGACTCTCAGGCCGCAGCTATAGCTCGATCACCCTGAAGACCATCGGCCTCGGCGAATCGGCCCTGGAGGAGGCAATCGTCGATCTCGTCGCCAGGACCAATCCCATCGTGGCCACCTATGCCAAGGACGACGGGGTGCATGTCCGCGTGGTCGGCATTGCGGACGACGAAGAGACAGCGCGAGCCATTCGCGACGATGCTGCTGCCGAAATTTCCTCCCGGTTGAAGCGCTGGCTCTACGGAACGGACGATCGCACGCTCGCGGGTTCGATCGCAGACCAGCTGCGCAAGCGGGGGCTTGCCATGCGAGTCATCGACCACGGCGGCGGGGGCCAGTTTGCCGCTCATATGCTCGGTGACCAGGACGGCGCGTCCGTGACGATCGAGTCGCAGGCTTGCCCACCTGGTGATGTCGCTGCTCTGGAACTGGCGCAACGAGCCCATGCCGGAGATCCGCACGTGCTGGGCGTCGGCATTTCGCTCGCAGCCTCGCCTGCAGGCACGGTCTACGACGGAGTGATCAGCATCGCGGTTGCTGGCGCGCTCACCAGCAGCGAGGACTTCCCGATGCGGTCCTCGATGCCAGAGCTGCAACGCCGTTCCATGCTCTTCACGGCCGACGTGCTTCACCGATTGCTGGACGAATCGCGCGACTGA
- a CDS encoding tetratricopeptide repeat protein: protein MDEMPKLAEKYKILFIIMAGIMVLSLGLGIVGPLVFDAIDSASDGGGNSTEISASVAESFRSTAEANPDDPSALAAYANYLANTGELASAIPWYEKAIALAPDDAVLRIDFARSLAAGDMHGDAELQFQKAIELAPENPEAHYYLAELYYGLNPQRLVDAIDEYERTIELAPEAFIAQRAEERLVELGVATPEASPSPAS from the coding sequence ATGGACGAGATGCCGAAGCTGGCCGAGAAATACAAGATTCTGTTCATCATCATGGCCGGCATCATGGTGCTTTCGCTCGGTCTGGGCATTGTCGGTCCGCTGGTCTTCGATGCAATCGACAGCGCCAGTGACGGCGGCGGCAATAGCACCGAGATTTCCGCCTCGGTTGCGGAGTCGTTCCGCTCGACCGCCGAGGCGAACCCGGACGATCCCTCGGCATTGGCCGCCTATGCAAATTACCTCGCGAACACGGGCGAGCTTGCCAGCGCCATTCCCTGGTACGAAAAGGCAATTGCGCTGGCTCCGGACGACGCAGTATTGCGAATCGATTTCGCGCGGTCACTTGCCGCCGGAGACATGCATGGCGATGCCGAACTGCAGTTCCAGAAGGCCATCGAGCTCGCGCCCGAGAACCCGGAAGCGCATTACTATCTTGCGGAGCTGTACTACGGTCTGAACCCGCAGCGATTGGTCGATGCGATCGATGAATACGAACGCACGATCGAGCTGGCGCCGGAAGCATTTATTGCCCAGCGTGCGGAAGAACGGCTCGTCGAGCTCGGAGTAGCCACGCCTGAGGCGAGTCCGTCTCCGGCTTCATAA
- a CDS encoding extracellular solute-binding protein — protein sequence MTRLSRRRLLATTPAAAVAASAGATRLDAILTAKAAPAFLQEKAKLTYWGGLIFSEEANNLLVDTINQWGEENNVDTEVVMINQNETNQKVSAAVESGTMPDALDMGLDLQLLLTNTGQLIELGDLFTAVGEAHGGWFSSIESAAGLPGAITGIPFGGSGNLLFSRQDVLEAAGLTPPPATWQEVREWAAQAQEPPLFGMGFALSNVGDGNMQMSVLQSYGGRIADDAGTTVTLDSPETREYMAWVTGAFEEGLFPPGATTWDGAGDNTAYLSGQAIFIANPGSVHLAAMEDDPELDAATNFAALPAGPVMQVSPIGPNVRAIPTSTKDPDTAKALIEYLANPEFMEAYYNVAIYGPVLNDYASFAIFQEPVHAGLLNLVQNGTAPGAPDVYNTAYADFSSNFIIPKMVQRVVVDGASIDDAIAEAQEQGQLIYDKYK from the coding sequence ATGACACGGCTTTCCCGGCGACGGCTCTTGGCAACAACCCCCGCTGCGGCAGTGGCAGCATCCGCGGGCGCCACCAGACTGGACGCCATTCTGACGGCAAAGGCGGCTCCCGCGTTCTTGCAGGAAAAAGCCAAGTTGACCTATTGGGGCGGCTTGATCTTCTCTGAAGAGGCGAACAATCTTCTGGTCGACACAATCAACCAGTGGGGTGAAGAAAACAACGTCGACACCGAAGTGGTGATGATCAACCAAAACGAGACCAATCAGAAGGTCTCGGCGGCCGTCGAATCTGGCACCATGCCTGATGCGCTGGACATGGGGCTCGATCTTCAACTTCTGTTGACCAATACCGGTCAGCTTATCGAGCTCGGCGATCTCTTTACAGCAGTAGGAGAGGCGCACGGAGGATGGTTCTCATCGATAGAATCGGCCGCCGGGCTGCCTGGGGCGATCACTGGAATCCCATTTGGAGGTTCCGGGAACTTGCTCTTCTCCCGCCAGGATGTGCTCGAAGCAGCCGGACTGACACCGCCGCCGGCGACCTGGCAGGAAGTTCGCGAATGGGCTGCGCAGGCGCAGGAACCACCGCTCTTTGGCATGGGGTTCGCCCTTTCCAATGTCGGAGACGGCAACATGCAAATGTCCGTGCTCCAGTCATACGGCGGACGCATTGCGGACGACGCAGGCACGACCGTTACACTGGATTCGCCTGAAACCCGTGAGTACATGGCATGGGTGACCGGAGCCTTCGAGGAAGGGCTCTTCCCTCCGGGCGCCACAACCTGGGACGGCGCTGGTGACAACACCGCGTATCTCTCCGGTCAGGCAATCTTCATTGCCAACCCGGGCAGCGTACATCTTGCCGCAATGGAGGACGATCCGGAACTCGACGCGGCTACCAACTTCGCTGCGCTTCCCGCCGGGCCAGTCATGCAAGTCTCGCCAATCGGGCCAAACGTGCGCGCGATTCCGACATCGACCAAGGATCCTGACACGGCAAAGGCGCTCATCGAGTATCTGGCGAATCCCGAATTCATGGAGGCGTACTACAACGTCGCCATTTACGGTCCGGTGCTAAACGACTACGCCAGCTTTGCCATTTTCCAGGAGCCGGTGCATGCAGGGTTGCTCAATCTCGTCCAGAACGGGACGGCTCCCGGCGCTCCGGATGTGTACAACACGGCCTATGCGGACTTCTCCTCCAACTTCATCATCCCCAAGATGGTGCAGCGCGTTGTGGTCGACGGAGCGTCGATCGACGATGCGATCGCGGAGGCGCAAGAGCAGGGCCAGCTCATCTACGACAAGTACAAGTAG
- the ybeY gene encoding rRNA maturation RNase YbeY codes for MDAPFTCTSEPVDLTEELDDSLLDELAELCCFALESEGATGAWEVSIVLTSDEHLTRLHDDFMGIPEPTDIMTFPSDDVPGGDVVISVAQADRQRHDDAWDLPSELRFLVTHGALHLADWDDATVDDRARMLDRQRAILAAFQSRDSSSNR; via the coding sequence TTGGACGCTCCATTCACATGCACAAGCGAACCGGTCGATCTGACTGAGGAACTCGACGATTCTCTGCTCGACGAGTTGGCGGAGCTCTGCTGTTTCGCTCTCGAATCGGAAGGCGCAACGGGGGCGTGGGAAGTGTCCATCGTGTTGACATCCGATGAGCACCTGACCCGACTGCACGACGACTTCATGGGAATCCCGGAACCGACCGATATCATGACCTTCCCCTCGGACGATGTACCCGGTGGAGATGTCGTGATCTCGGTCGCGCAAGCGGATCGGCAACGGCACGATGATGCCTGGGATCTGCCATCCGAGCTTCGCTTTCTCGTCACACATGGGGCGCTGCATCTGGCGGACTGGGACGATGCCACGGTGGACGACCGCGCGCGGATGCTCGACCGGCAACGAGCGATTCTGGCCGCGTTTCAGTCGCGCGATTCGTCCAGCAATCGGTGA
- a CDS encoding sugar ABC transporter permease: protein MTFARRNALWGYLLVLPAIVLLIGLVAYPFFYAIFISFTSRIVGDPGEFIGLDNFRYLSKSSSFEKTIRNTITLVIVSDVLKLVIGLGLALILNEHIRGRGFFRAFMLLPWAMPGFVAYLVWRLLFLPIGGGVNLILSDTGISTEYIDWLGQKSTALPAVIFATVWRGFPFWCISFLAALQTVPPELYEAAKIDGANAVQRFRSVTLPHLRQVILVVVLLSSIWTANSFENIWLMTQGGPSDATMVFPVLAYFGMQTQRLGEAAAVSVAMIPALLILVFLVTALIERQDD from the coding sequence ATGACCTTTGCGCGTCGCAACGCGCTTTGGGGTTATCTGCTGGTCCTCCCGGCGATCGTGTTGTTGATCGGCCTGGTGGCCTACCCGTTTTTCTATGCAATCTTCATTTCGTTCACGAGCCGCATCGTGGGCGATCCAGGCGAGTTCATTGGACTGGACAATTTTCGCTATCTCTCGAAGTCATCCAGTTTCGAGAAAACAATACGCAACACGATCACACTGGTGATCGTTTCGGATGTCCTCAAACTCGTCATAGGACTGGGCTTGGCGCTCATTCTGAACGAACACATCCGGGGAAGGGGATTCTTTCGAGCATTCATGCTGCTTCCGTGGGCAATGCCGGGGTTCGTGGCCTACCTCGTCTGGCGACTGCTCTTTCTGCCGATCGGTGGCGGGGTCAACCTGATCCTCTCTGACACGGGAATCAGCACCGAGTACATCGATTGGCTCGGTCAAAAGTCGACCGCGTTACCTGCGGTGATCTTTGCGACTGTTTGGAGAGGATTCCCGTTCTGGTGCATTTCGTTTCTGGCGGCGTTGCAAACCGTACCTCCAGAACTCTATGAGGCTGCAAAGATCGACGGCGCAAACGCCGTGCAGCGCTTCCGCTCAGTGACGCTGCCGCATCTGCGCCAGGTCATTCTGGTCGTGGTCTTGCTCTCCTCGATCTGGACTGCCAACAGCTTCGAAAACATCTGGTTAATGACCCAGGGCGGCCCCTCGGACGCGACGATGGTCTTTCCCGTGCTCGCATATTTCGGTATGCAAACGCAACGCCTTGGAGAGGCAGCCGCCGTTTCGGTGGCAATGATCCCAGCGCTGCTGATCCTGGTCTTTCTTGTGACGGCGCTCATCGAGCGACAGGATGACTAA
- a CDS encoding mannonate dehydratase, translated as MMRIAIGQFNALSDEKLRFAQQIGVTGVQMNTPKLPGETHWEVDDLRALVEKCESFDLTLEAIENVPIHFYDKAMLGLPGGAEQIGHYQTTVRNLAAAGIPILGIHWMPNSVWRTTVKGTGRGGAHVTAFDMAVIDSAGGAKSFVAKTDERMAALVVEDDPILTHDQMWENFATFMHAVLPVAEEVDVKIALHPDDPPVPMLGGVPRIFGSVEGFEKAVEIADSSAFGFDLCLGCCSEMPGGRINVMRMIERFGSSGKIFYIHFRDVQGTVPAFKECFIGEGNYDPAEVMLALRKVGFDGFLLDDHVPHMDDDSDWQHRGRAHAIGYMQGLMNMMEHVTS; from the coding sequence ATGATGCGCATTGCGATTGGCCAATTCAACGCTCTCAGTGACGAAAAGCTTCGCTTTGCGCAACAGATCGGTGTCACCGGAGTGCAGATGAATACTCCAAAGCTTCCTGGGGAAACACACTGGGAGGTCGACGATCTGCGCGCGCTGGTCGAGAAATGCGAATCGTTCGATCTCACGCTGGAAGCGATCGAGAACGTTCCTATCCACTTTTATGACAAGGCAATGCTCGGTCTTCCGGGCGGCGCGGAACAGATCGGTCATTACCAGACCACCGTTCGCAACCTGGCGGCAGCGGGCATTCCAATCCTTGGCATTCACTGGATGCCGAATTCGGTCTGGCGGACGACGGTCAAGGGGACAGGACGCGGCGGCGCGCACGTAACGGCCTTCGACATGGCAGTCATCGACTCGGCCGGAGGCGCGAAATCGTTCGTCGCGAAGACGGACGAGCGTATGGCCGCGCTGGTGGTCGAAGACGATCCGATTCTCACCCACGACCAGATGTGGGAGAACTTCGCCACCTTCATGCATGCGGTGCTGCCAGTTGCGGAAGAGGTCGACGTCAAGATCGCGCTGCACCCGGATGATCCGCCGGTGCCTATGCTTGGTGGGGTGCCGAGGATTTTTGGCAGCGTCGAGGGATTTGAGAAAGCGGTCGAAATCGCAGATAGCTCTGCATTTGGGTTCGACCTCTGTCTGGGATGCTGCTCGGAGATGCCGGGTGGCCGAATCAATGTCATGCGCATGATCGAGCGTTTTGGTTCCAGCGGAAAGATCTTCTACATTCATTTCCGGGATGTGCAAGGCACAGTCCCCGCTTTCAAGGAATGTTTCATCGGGGAAGGAAACTACGATCCTGCCGAGGTCATGCTGGCCCTGCGGAAGGTCGGATTCGATGGTTTCCTCCTCGACGATCATGTACCGCATATGGACGACGATAGCGACTGGCAACATCGTGGGCGCGCGCATGCGATTGGCTATATGCAAGGCCTTATGAATATGATGGAACACGTCACGAGCTAG
- a CDS encoding GatB/YqeY domain-containing protein: MTDQTLDARLQEDLKTAMRAGDTTARDTIRFTMSSLKNARIDKGSPLTAQEEIAVLQRDAKRRQESIDQFRAGGRMDLVDKEEAQLAVLKTYLPEALSDEEVAALVAEVIAKTGASSPKDLGKLMPILIQRADGRADGKRLSDAARAALTTG, encoded by the coding sequence GTGACCGACCAAACACTGGATGCGCGACTTCAAGAGGACCTGAAAACGGCGATGCGCGCCGGGGATACCACCGCGCGCGACACAATCCGTTTCACGATGTCCTCTCTCAAGAATGCTCGCATCGACAAGGGCAGTCCGCTTACCGCTCAAGAGGAAATCGCTGTGCTGCAACGCGATGCCAAACGGCGGCAAGAGTCGATCGATCAGTTCCGCGCCGGCGGCCGGATGGATCTGGTGGACAAGGAAGAAGCGCAACTGGCGGTGCTGAAGACGTACTTGCCCGAAGCGCTTTCCGACGAGGAGGTAGCTGCCCTGGTTGCTGAGGTCATTGCGAAGACCGGCGCCTCCTCGCCCAAGGATCTTGGAAAACTGATGCCGATCCTGATCCAGCGAGCGGATGGCCGGGCAGACGGCAAGCGATTGAGCGACGCCGCCCGTGCCGCGCTTACCACCGGATAG
- a CDS encoding HIT domain-containing protein — MDEECIFCRIANGELGTEFVVQSEHAVVFDDIAPSAPVHMLVVPKRHVSSLRELNDPTLASELLALASSAAEARGLYDTGYRVITNDGEIAGQTVFHLHFHVLGGHRLGRMG; from the coding sequence TTGGACGAAGAGTGCATCTTTTGCCGAATTGCGAATGGCGAGCTGGGTACCGAGTTCGTCGTGCAAAGCGAGCACGCGGTCGTGTTCGACGACATCGCTCCGTCAGCACCGGTACATATGCTGGTCGTTCCGAAACGGCATGTGAGCAGCCTGCGCGAACTGAACGATCCAACCCTCGCGTCGGAGTTGCTGGCTCTGGCTTCGAGCGCTGCTGAGGCGCGCGGGCTTTATGACACCGGATACCGGGTGATCACCAACGACGGAGAGATTGCGGGCCAAACCGTTTTTCACTTGCATTTCCATGTGCTGGGCGGACATCGCCTGGGACGCATGGGGTGA